One genomic segment of Ignavibacteriota bacterium includes these proteins:
- a CDS encoding cyanophycinase gives MKKLFYILLSIVLISTNQIYSKSKGHLVIIGGVQTNEIIAKFVELAGGSDAKIIVIPNAGSEPVLNSEIQVKELQDLGASAEYLLFTKETADDEANLKKMDWANSVFFLGGDQSDLARDMLGTKLLDKVFEIHNNGGTIGGTSAGAAIMSEVMITGNELIRNDTTGIFLTIEKGNVETIRGFGFLKTVIIDQHFLKRKRHNRTIASLIEHPTLTGVAIDESTSIIVNPDSTFEVFGENQVLVYDPTNSENIREDKKGNLGISNMKLHVLISGDKFDLNTNKVIK, from the coding sequence ATGAAAAAACTTTTTTACATTTTGTTAAGTATTGTACTAATCAGTACAAATCAAATTTATTCGAAATCTAAAGGTCATCTTGTAATAATTGGCGGTGTGCAGACTAATGAAATTATAGCAAAGTTTGTAGAGCTTGCCGGCGGAAGCGACGCGAAAATTATTGTAATTCCCAATGCCGGATCTGAACCGGTTTTAAATAGTGAAATTCAAGTAAAGGAATTACAAGATCTTGGAGCTTCTGCTGAATATTTACTTTTCACAAAAGAGACTGCTGACGACGAAGCAAATCTAAAAAAAATGGATTGGGCAAATTCTGTATTTTTCTTAGGCGGTGATCAAAGTGATTTAGCAAGAGATATGCTTGGGACAAAACTTTTAGACAAAGTTTTTGAAATTCATAACAATGGCGGGACTATCGGCGGAACCAGTGCCGGTGCTGCAATAATGAGCGAAGTTATGATTACCGGAAATGAATTAATTAGAAATGATACAACCGGAATTTTCCTTACGATTGAAAAAGGAAACGTTGAAACTATTAGAGGGTTTGGATTTCTAAAAACAGTAATAATTGATCAGCATTTTCTAAAACGAAAAAGACATAATAGAACTATTGCATCATTAATTGAACATCCAACTTTAACTGGCGTTGCTATTGATGAATCGACATCAATAATTGTTAATCCGGATAGCACTTTTGAAGTTTTTGGAGAAAACCAAGTTTTAGTTTATGATCCTACAAATTCAGAAAATATCCGTGAAGATAAAAAAGGAAATCTCGGCATTTCAAATATGAAACTTCACGTTTTAATAAGTGGGGATAAATTTGACCTTAATACAAATAAAGTTATAAAATGA
- a CDS encoding M20/M25/M40 family metallo-hydrolase, whose product MNSFRLIELFLELASIDGVSGNEKGVANYIKNFLINLGYSVEEDSASEFTKSNTNNLICKIGDGGNFIMLSHMDTARPTKNLRPIILEDKIVSSGDTVLGVDNRAGIAVLLFTLEKISKEKISTKNFTVGFTTCEETTLFGSKYLGIDEKINHAFIFDSGYRPGNFIYSSCGELGFRIKIFGKASHSGIAPEMGINSLLIAANAISKLPLGRIDEDSTMNIGLLKSGSAVNVIPELTELEGEIRSFDIEKVQKQFDKVLEIFRNEAEKFNAKIEYESFWDFKPFTIFENSHVYQETKRAIEKVNLSAVPKISLGGSDANSLNERGIESINLGIGAQNPHSNDEFIFIEDFVKTAEIALELIKK is encoded by the coding sequence ATGAATTCATTCAGACTAATAGAACTGTTTTTAGAACTTGCAAGTATAGATGGCGTTTCAGGCAATGAGAAAGGCGTTGCGAACTATATTAAGAATTTTTTAATCAATCTTGGCTATTCGGTTGAAGAAGATTCAGCATCAGAATTTACAAAAAGTAACACTAACAATTTAATTTGCAAAATTGGTGATGGCGGCAATTTTATTATGCTTTCTCATATGGATACTGCAAGACCAACAAAAAATTTAAGACCAATTATTTTGGAAGATAAAATAGTATCTTCTGGTGATACTGTTTTGGGCGTTGATAACAGAGCTGGAATTGCTGTTTTATTATTTACTTTAGAAAAAATCTCTAAAGAAAAAATTTCTACAAAAAATTTTACAGTTGGATTTACAACTTGTGAAGAAACAACTTTATTCGGATCAAAATATTTGGGAATTGATGAAAAAATTAATCATGCATTTATTTTTGATTCGGGTTATCGCCCGGGAAATTTTATTTATTCATCTTGCGGGGAATTAGGATTCAGAATTAAAATTTTTGGAAAAGCTTCTCATTCCGGAATTGCACCGGAAATGGGAATAAACTCTTTACTTATTGCGGCAAATGCAATTAGTAAACTTCCGCTTGGAAGAATTGATGAAGACAGTACAATGAATATTGGCTTACTGAAAAGCGGATCTGCTGTTAATGTAATTCCGGAATTAACAGAATTAGAAGGTGAAATTAGATCATTCGATATAGAAAAAGTTCAAAAACAATTTGATAAAGTTTTAGAAATATTTAGAAATGAAGCTGAAAAATTTAACGCTAAAATTGAATATGAATCTTTCTGGGATTTTAAACCTTTTACAATTTTTGAAAATTCGCATGTTTATCAAGAAACAAAACGTGCAATTGAAAAAGTAAATTTATCTGCTGTTCCCAAAATTTCTCTTGGCGGCAGCGATGCAAATTCTTTGAATGAAAGAGGAATTGAATCAATTAACTTGGGCATTGGTGCACAAAATCCACATTCAAATGATGAGTTTATTTTTATAGAAGATTTTGTTAAAACTGCAGAAATTGCACTTGAATTAATTAAAAAATAA
- the menC gene encoding o-succinylbenzoate synthase, giving the protein MLIENIELYHIKMELVSPFTTSMGTEYDEEHIIVKVNSEGISGFGESVAEGTPFYSYETVTTAWHILKEFLIPEILNKNLESVDQAILFWEKVRGHRMAKAGLEAALWDLFAKSKNISLSKMLGGTREKIDVGVSIGIQKSEIELIKKVKSYLEEGYQRIKIKIAPGEDIQYVKAIRKEFPNILFQVDANSAYGLEHLDLFKEMDRYNLLLIEQPLAYDDIYEHSKLQSELKTPICLDESIHSLADTKAAIELNSCKIINIKPGRVGGFTESKLIHDYCMEKNIPVWHGGMLESGIGRAGNVALASLPNFTLPGDISASKRYYKQDIVEPEFLVNKNGTMNVPTKPGIGVEVNQTMLEKVSVRKEVFSK; this is encoded by the coding sequence ATGTTGATCGAAAACATTGAACTATATCATATCAAAATGGAATTAGTTTCTCCATTTACAACTTCAATGGGAACTGAATATGATGAAGAGCATATAATTGTAAAAGTTAATTCGGAAGGAATTTCCGGATTCGGCGAAAGTGTTGCCGAAGGAACTCCTTTTTATTCTTATGAAACTGTTACTACAGCTTGGCATATTTTAAAAGAATTTTTAATTCCGGAAATATTAAATAAAAATTTGGAAAGTGTTGATCAAGCAATTTTATTTTGGGAAAAAGTGCGCGGACACAGAATGGCCAAAGCCGGACTGGAAGCTGCGTTATGGGATTTATTTGCAAAATCGAAAAATATTTCTTTATCAAAAATGTTAGGCGGAACAAGAGAAAAAATTGATGTCGGTGTTAGCATTGGAATTCAAAAAAGCGAAATTGAATTAATAAAAAAAGTTAAAAGTTATTTGGAAGAAGGTTATCAGCGAATAAAAATTAAAATTGCTCCCGGCGAAGATATACAATATGTAAAAGCCATAAGAAAAGAATTTCCAAATATACTTTTTCAAGTTGATGCAAATTCCGCTTATGGTTTAGAGCATTTAGATTTATTTAAAGAAATGGATCGATACAATTTGCTATTGATTGAACAGCCTTTGGCTTATGATGATATTTATGAACATTCAAAATTGCAAAGTGAATTAAAAACTCCTATTTGTCTTGATGAAAGTATTCATTCGCTTGCAGATACAAAAGCCGCAATTGAATTAAACAGTTGTAAAATAATTAATATAAAACCCGGAAGAGTTGGCGGATTTACAGAATCAAAATTAATTCACGATTATTGTATGGAAAAAAATATTCCCGTTTGGCATGGCGGAATGTTGGAATCCGGAATTGGCAGAGCCGGAAATGTTGCTTTAGCATCATTACCAAATTTTACTTTGCCTGGAGATATTTCAGCAAGTAAAAGATATTACAAACAAGATATTGTTGAACCTGAATTTTTGGTTAATAAAAACGGAACAATGAATGTTCCTACAAAACCTGGAATTGGAGTTGAGGTAAATCAAACAATGTTAGAAAAAGTTTCTGTTAGAAAGGAAGTATTTTCAAAGTAA
- a CDS encoding TIGR00730 family Rossman fold protein produces the protein MENNNHSQIEQQLQNSQEDLWRVFRIMSEFVEGFETMGKIKPSVIIFGSARTKPEDKFYKLAENVAKEIVKKGFGIITGGGPGIMEAGNKGAKEAGGSSTGINIELPFEQSANPYIDQDKLLNFRYFFIRKTMFFKYAQGYVLMPGGFGTVDEGFEVLTLIQTGKTTRFPIVFMGKEFWGGLIDWVKEFQLKAGYINKEDLNLFSVTDDPKEAAQIIYNFHKGKKLTTNF, from the coding sequence ATGGAAAACAATAATCATTCACAGATTGAACAGCAATTGCAAAATTCTCAAGAAGATTTATGGCGAGTTTTCAGAATAATGTCGGAGTTTGTCGAAGGTTTTGAAACAATGGGAAAAATAAAACCAAGTGTAATAATTTTTGGTTCAGCGCGAACAAAACCTGAAGACAAATTTTATAAATTAGCGGAAAATGTTGCAAAGGAAATTGTTAAAAAAGGATTTGGTATAATTACTGGCGGCGGTCCGGGAATTATGGAAGCCGGAAACAAAGGAGCAAAAGAAGCCGGTGGAAGTTCAACCGGAATAAATATTGAATTGCCCTTTGAACAATCGGCAAATCCTTATATTGATCAAGATAAACTTTTAAATTTCCGTTATTTCTTTATTCGCAAAACGATGTTTTTCAAATATGCTCAAGGTTATGTTTTAATGCCCGGCGGATTTGGGACCGTTGATGAAGGATTCGAAGTTTTAACACTTATTCAAACCGGAAAAACAACACGATTCCCAATTGTTTTTATGGGGAAAGAATTTTGGGGTGGGTTAATTGATTGGGTGAAAGAATTTCAGCTAAAAGCCGGTTATATAAATAAAGAAGATTTAAATTTATTTTCAGTTACAGATGATCCCAAAGAAGCAGCTCAAATAATTTATAATTTCCATAAAGGAAAAAAGTTAACAACTAATTTTTAG
- a CDS encoding DUF1905 domain-containing protein — MKKYKFSAEIMAKGNGAFVYFPYDVKKEFGTKGQVKVKVKFNGFEYRGSLTPMGMEFHLFGIRKEIRDTIKKEIGDFIEVTVEQDLEPRIVEVPKDFQVALNKNNLAKEIFEKFAYTHWKEYVRWIEEAKKEETRNKRITKAIEMISAGKKFS, encoded by the coding sequence ATGAAAAAGTATAAATTTAGTGCAGAAATAATGGCAAAGGGAAATGGAGCATTTGTTTATTTTCCTTATGACGTTAAAAAAGAATTTGGGACCAAAGGTCAAGTTAAAGTAAAAGTTAAATTCAATGGTTTTGAATATCGCGGATCTTTAACTCCAATGGGAATGGAATTCCATTTGTTTGGAATTAGAAAAGAGATTCGAGATACAATTAAAAAAGAAATTGGAGATTTTATAGAAGTTACGGTTGAGCAAGATTTAGAACCAAGAATTGTTGAAGTACCAAAAGATTTTCAAGTAGCGTTAAATAAAAATAATTTGGCAAAGGAAATTTTTGAAAAATTTGCCTATACTCACTGGAAAGAATATGTTCGCTGGATTGAAGAAGCTAAAAAAGAAGAAACAAGAAATAAGCGAATTACAAAAGCTATAGAAATGATTTCTGCCGGCAAGAAATTTTCTTGA
- a CDS encoding aspartate/glutamate racemase family protein, producing the protein MQNIQHVFEKKHIRIIITDSGLGGLSVHALIDKKLRIINDKQIELIYFNSFAGGNFGYNSLKNVNDKLLIFDSALKGMMKLNPDIILIACNTLSVLFNQTKMFKEIEIPVIGIVDNGIEMILDKINTVSDYNIVIVGTETTINSNQHKTKLVNSGIDENKIVSQACENLESEIQINPNSNIVEKLIREYLFKAVQKIRNPKLQTLLLLGCTHYGYSKEIFEKVLTEFCGNNFEVLNPNEKMAEIFNELKSDIGITENIIKNRILSRVKIREEQIENLRNLLKLDSIYLVKTLENAEFIPNLFTFDENSINQN; encoded by the coding sequence ATGCAGAATATCCAACATGTATTTGAAAAAAAGCATATCAGAATAATTATAACTGATTCCGGATTGGGCGGACTTTCTGTACACGCATTAATTGACAAAAAGTTGAGAATTATTAATGATAAACAAATTGAGTTAATTTATTTCAATTCATTTGCCGGTGGAAATTTCGGATACAATAGCTTAAAAAACGTAAACGACAAACTTTTGATTTTTGATTCTGCTCTAAAGGGAATGATGAAGCTAAATCCCGATATTATTTTAATTGCTTGTAACACACTTTCAGTTTTGTTTAATCAAACAAAAATGTTTAAGGAAATTGAAATTCCAGTTATTGGAATTGTTGATAATGGAATCGAAATGATTTTAGACAAAATAAATACCGTATCCGATTATAATATTGTAATTGTTGGAACAGAAACCACAATAAATTCAAATCAACATAAAACAAAGTTGGTTAATTCTGGAATTGATGAAAATAAAATTGTAAGCCAAGCTTGTGAAAATTTAGAGAGTGAAATTCAAATTAATCCAAATAGCAATATTGTGGAAAAGCTAATTAGAGAATATTTATTCAAAGCAGTTCAAAAGATACGAAATCCTAAATTGCAAACTTTATTATTATTGGGTTGTACTCATTATGGATATAGTAAAGAAATTTTTGAAAAAGTTTTAACTGAATTTTGTGGAAATAATTTTGAAGTTTTAAATCCAAATGAAAAAATGGCAGAAATATTTAACGAATTAAAATCCGATATTGGAATTACGGAAAATATCATAAAAAACAGAATTCTCTCACGTGTTAAAATTCGTGAAGAGCAAATAGAAAATCTTAGAAATCTTTTAAAATTGGATTCAATTTATCTTGTAAAAACTTTGGAAAATGCAGAATTTATTCCGAATTTATTTACATTTGATGAAAATTCGATAAATCAAAATTAA
- a CDS encoding short-chain dehydrogenase codes for MDIENKTVLVLGGWGLVGNAVTRKLVSEKPAKIIVTSLRKEEAESHVVQLKNEFPNLPEDYFIPWWGNIFVRNDFKDTDRFEILNDPVRRKVLMKDIMEELTDEILHQSSIYQLLTLHKPDIIIDSINSATGIAYQDLYTTYHRISTTIQNNPTTEAIIEETEKLLCTQYVPQLIRHIQILYNSMNKVQTKIYVKIGTSGTGGMGLNIPYTHSEEKPSRVLLSKSSVAGAHTLLLFLMGRTPGGAITKEIKPTGAIAWKRIAFDEIKKRGKSIELVDASLENVINLENELKLNLDKPFKLTGEKLKSVFIDTGENGTFSRGEFEAISAQGQMEYVTPEEIAEDAIFEIKGGNTGHDIINALDNATLEPTYRAGYLQHAAVEKLQELEEIHNVNSVAFELLGPPRLSKLLHELNLIRLVSGKMIEILNFSPNYLSEKILELIKSNEKLRSEIISIGIPILLPDGKSLLRGNEMKIPPFRGENNLKITNENIELWSNDGWVDLRIENMEVWQNRIKGIMDEASSIPFDDTSSMHVRNKRYWNNFEQINIGKVVSWIFIHEEKGKRMKS; via the coding sequence ATGGATATTGAAAACAAAACAGTTTTAGTTTTAGGCGGCTGGGGATTGGTTGGAAACGCCGTTACAAGAAAATTAGTTTCGGAAAAACCCGCAAAAATTATTGTTACTTCTTTAAGAAAGGAAGAAGCGGAATCTCACGTTGTTCAGTTAAAAAATGAATTCCCAAATTTACCGGAAGATTATTTTATTCCTTGGTGGGGAAATATTTTTGTAAGGAATGATTTTAAAGATACTGATCGATTTGAAATTTTAAATGATCCGGTAAGAAGAAAAGTTTTAATGAAAGATATTATGGAAGAATTAACAGATGAAATTTTGCACCAATCTTCTATTTATCAACTTCTTACGCTTCATAAACCGGATATAATAATTGATAGTATAAATTCCGCAACGGGAATTGCATATCAAGATTTATATACAACTTATCACAGAATAAGTACAACAATTCAAAATAACCCAACTACAGAAGCAATAATTGAAGAAACCGAAAAATTGTTGTGCACGCAATATGTTCCTCAATTAATTAGACATATACAAATTTTATATAATTCGATGAATAAAGTTCAGACAAAAATTTATGTTAAAATTGGTACAAGCGGAACCGGCGGAATGGGACTTAATATTCCATATACACACAGTGAAGAAAAACCGTCTCGTGTATTATTAAGTAAATCTTCAGTTGCCGGAGCCCATACATTGCTTTTATTTTTAATGGGAAGGACTCCCGGTGGAGCAATTACAAAAGAAATTAAACCAACCGGAGCAATTGCTTGGAAAAGAATTGCTTTTGATGAAATTAAAAAAAGAGGAAAATCGATTGAATTAGTTGATGCTTCATTGGAAAATGTAATTAATCTTGAAAATGAATTGAAATTAAATTTGGATAAACCATTTAAATTAACCGGCGAAAAATTAAAATCGGTTTTTATAGATACCGGCGAAAACGGAACTTTTTCTCGCGGGGAATTTGAAGCTATTTCTGCTCAAGGACAAATGGAATATGTTACTCCCGAAGAAATTGCTGAAGATGCAATTTTTGAAATTAAAGGAGGAAATACCGGACACGATATAATTAATGCACTTGATAATGCAACTTTAGAACCAACTTATAGAGCAGGTTATTTGCAGCATGCAGCAGTTGAAAAATTGCAAGAACTTGAGGAAATTCATAATGTAAATAGTGTAGCATTTGAGTTATTGGGTCCGCCTAGATTATCTAAATTATTACACGAGTTGAATTTGATAAGATTAGTTTCTGGGAAAATGATTGAAATTCTAAATTTTTCTCCAAATTATTTATCGGAAAAAATCTTAGAACTTATCAAATCAAATGAAAAATTAAGAAGTGAAATAATTTCTATTGGAATTCCAATTTTATTACCGGATGGAAAATCTCTTTTACGCGGAAATGAGATGAAAATTCCACCTTTCCGAGGAGAAAATAATCTAAAAATTACGAATGAAAATATCGAACTTTGGTCTAATGATGGCTGGGTTGATTTAAGAATTGAAAATATGGAAGTTTGGCAGAATAGAATAAAGGGAATTATGGATGAAGCATCTTCAATTCCGTTTGATGACACAAGTTCAATGCACGTAAGAAATAAGAGATATTGGAACAATTTTGAACAAATTAATATTGGAAAAGTCGTAAGCTGGATTTTCATTCATGAAGAAAAAGGTAAGCGAATGAAGTCTTAA
- a CDS encoding PTS sugar transporter subunit IIA, whose product MRICEVLAPENIIPELKGTTKEEVINELIDLFKKDERILDIKEVKESVHEREKIMSTGIGHGFGIPHCKTNKVTEILAAFGKTKSPIDFESLDGSPVNLIFLLIGKDNLVAPHIKLLSRISLLMNKKDFREKLLSANSVSEIYNIFEDEEKNIS is encoded by the coding sequence ATGAGAATTTGCGAAGTTTTAGCACCAGAAAATATAATTCCCGAACTAAAGGGAACAACAAAAGAAGAAGTAATTAATGAGCTGATTGATTTATTTAAAAAAGATGAAAGAATTCTTGATATAAAAGAAGTTAAAGAAAGCGTTCACGAAAGAGAAAAAATTATGTCCACCGGTATTGGTCATGGATTTGGAATTCCACATTGCAAAACAAATAAAGTTACAGAAATTTTAGCGGCGTTTGGTAAAACAAAATCTCCAATCGATTTTGAATCGTTAGACGGTTCTCCGGTAAATTTAATTTTTTTATTAATCGGAAAAGATAATTTAGTTGCTCCTCATATTAAACTTTTAAGTAGAATTTCTTTGCTGATGAACAAAAAAGATTTCAGAGAAAAATTACTTTCTGCCAATTCAGTTTCAGAGATTTACAATATCTTTGAAGATGAAGAAAAAAACATTTCATAA